The genomic stretch CCCCCGGGCCGCCGGAGCGTCCGCTATTTATACCCGCGAACCCCCTCCGGGTGACAGCCATTTCGCCCAGTTCACCCCTCGGACTTCAGCAGCAAACCGGCCACCGGCGAGAGGTTACGTCCGTAACTTGGAGTTCTCCGCCGGCGCGCGGGCCGCCTCGCACCCCACCACCCGCAGGAGCCCGGGCGTGTACCCTGCCCCACGACACCGGCCCCACTACAACGAACGGCGCTGTAACGCCGCCCAGACGGAAGGATGCTGGATCGCGCTCAATTCTTCCCGGTCGCGGAAATTGCTGCCACGGGCGTAGAAGTAGTCCCGTACCTCCCCATCCTTCTCCACCCGCGCCACGAGCCCATCCCGGTGAATCAGGATAACCGTGCCACCCCCATCGAACAGGGACGCACCCTCGTACACCGGCCGCAGTTGGGCCGTTCCGGTGCGCGGATCAAAGAGCACATACGCCACGCGCTGCCCTTCCCAGGACTCGATCCCCGAGACAATCGCGTCGGGCGGCGGCGGCGGTGGCACCACAACGGGCTCGGGATGGCGCTCCGGCGGTGGCGCCACCACGACCGGGCCCGGCTCGGGGTCCCGCACCAGCGGCGTGGGCGGCGGCGGCTCGTACGGGCGGAATGGATTGCGATCGACGATCAGGTCGTACGCGTCGACCGGACGTAGCAGCCGCGTGCCGTTCGTCTCGCCCAACTCCGCCGGCAGCACGGGGTGGTCGAGCCCCTTCTGCCGCTCCAGCACGACCGTGACCGCCGTCATGTTGATGCTCAGTTCCGGACCGGCGGCGTTCGCGCCACTGCCCGTGCGCCCGCGGCCGCGCGGCGTATTCGTCGTCCGCGCCCGCGTGGCCGCCGCGTTGTACTCGGAAATGACGGCCGGATCGGCCCCGAGCGTCAGCCGGTCGATCCGCGCCAAATAACCGCGCTGGTAGAAGTCGCACAGGAAACCCACGACCGAATTCAACGGCCCACGCGCCGTCACCATGACGGGCATCTCGACAAGACCGCGCTGCCGCGCGTTGCGCATCAGAGGTGTCACACGCACGTCGGTCATGCCGTGTTTCTCGAGCAGCGCCTGCAGCTCTTCCCGGAAGCGCTGCTGCGCCTCGCGCTCGTCCGCGCTGAACGTGCGCCGCGTGAGCTCGCGCCAGCGCCTTTCCTGCGCTGCGAGCCGGGCCAGTTCGCGGTCCAATTCGTCGCGGCGCTCTTCCGCCACCTGGATATTCGATTGCAGGTTGCGCATCGGCTTGATAAGCGCGCGGTCCACCACGACAGCCACGCCCAGGAAGCCGAGCACCCCCACGAGGCACAACGCCAGAATGCGCTCGCGCTGGGTCATCGCTGTCCTCCGTTCGGACCAAGGACCCGCAACTGTTGCAGTTCCTGCCGTCGCAACTGGTTCCGTTGCGGCTCCTTGGCGCGGAATTCCTCCAGCGCCCGCAGCGTCACGTTGAGGTCTGTGCGCCCAAAGAACTTCCGCGCGTCGCCCAGACTCGACCAGACCCCCTGCGCCGCTTCGTACAAGCGGACGTTGTCTTCGCTGCGCGCTTCGTTCAGCCGCTTCTCGAACTCCCGCGGCACCTGCCAGTCCACCGCATGCACATTCGTCAGTTTGATGCCGGGCCGCCGCGCCGTGCTGTCCAGCACGATCGTCTGCACCACCATGCGCTCGCCGGGCTGTGCCCCCGGCTCCAGCATGACCTGCACGACGTTGAGCAACTCGTCTGCCCAGACCGCTTCGCGCCCCCAGTCCTCCGCGATATCCGCCGCGTGCTTCAACTCGAGTTTCGCCCGCACATCCGCCGCCAGCGCTTCCCGTTGGGCATCCACCTGCTTGAACTGCTGCCGCAACTCCAGGTAACTCCGTGCGTACAGACCGCCCACCGCAATCAACAACGCGGCCGCCGCGAGCCCGATCAGTCGCATGCGTTTCCGCAGCGCCTCGCCGGCCGGGATCGGTTTCTTCGGGTTCAGAAAGTCCAGCGCCAGCAGGCCCTCTTCGCTCAGCCCCCACGCCAGCCCCAGTGTTGCGGAGAACGAACGCAGCTTCTTCGCCTTCCCGGCCGTATCATCCTTCACGCCGCCCAGCGTCGGCGTCGGGTCGAACAGCAGGACCGGGACATGCAGCCGTTCTTCCAGCCGGCTGGCCAGTTCCGGCTCCACCCCGGTGCCGCCGGCGACGATCACTTCGTCGAGCGCAACTTCCGGCTCCGTCGCCCGGTACGCGGCGAGTGTCCGCAGGACCTCCTTCAGCAACTCGTCGACCGCGTTGCTGAGCGCATCGTCGGTCGCACCATAATCGCGAATGTCCGCGATCGAGATGATGCGCGAGTCCTCGTGCGCACCCCAGTCACCCGGCGGCGGCGGCACATTCACGTTCGCCGACCGCGCGAACGCCAGCACCTCACCGCGGATGATGTCGATCTCCGTCGCCCCCGGGCCGACATCCACCAGCAGAACGTTGCGATCGGCCGCATTCCGGGCGCGCAGCACGCTCAACATATTCGCGTACGGCCGCAACCCGATCCGAACCGGTGTCAATCCGGCCGCCGCGCACGTCGCCCGCACACGGTCCAGCGTTTCGTGCGTCACCGCGGCCAGCAGCACTTCCGTCACCCACCCGCGCTCGTCCCGCTTCAGTACGAGGAAGTCGATCGCGGCGGTCTCCGGCGGGAAGGGCAGTTCCTTCAGCGCCTGGAACTGCACGGCCGCCGCGACCTCGTGCGACGGGGTCGGCGGCAGTGTCAGCCGGTTGATGACCGACCGTTCGCGCGGAATATCCACGACGACCGTGCGGTGGTGCAGGTTGAACTGCCGCATCACTGCCCGGATGAACTCGCCGAGCACCTGCGGATCGTCGGCGTCCACCTGGTTGGGGAACCACTTGGAATGGGCGTCCTCGAGCGTCACCCGCCCGCGGCCGACCCGCGCCACGACCAGGCGCAGCGAGCGCTTGTCCCAGTCGAGGCAGAGTACTTTGCGCATCTTCGTCATCATGCCGAGCATTCCTGCCCGCGGCCGGCGCTACTGCTCGCGCCGCGGGATGTACTTCTCTTCGTCAATGGGCCACGCCTGGCCGAGGTTGGTCAGGTCCCGATGGTACAGTACCTGCGCCGTCGAGCCCCGCATTTCCACGATCCATTCATAGCGCCGCATCAGCTTAGTATGGTCCCCGTAGCCGAGAATTTCGATTCGGAACTGGAGCGCCCGCGTCGTCAGGCGCTCCTGCAGCACCGCGAGTGCCGCCGGATCGAGAATCCCCGAACCGAGCAGCCACTGCGGCGAGGACAGTTCCTCCGGAGTCAGTTCCGCGCGCCGCGCGACAATCTGCTGCGCCGCCTCCGGCGGCATCCCCTCGAGCGCTTGCAGCACGCGCAGCGGAGCCGTATTCACATTCACCTTGCCCCAGAGGTACGGATCGCCTTGTCCGCCGCCACCCGCGCCACCCTGCCCGGGCGGCCGCGGCTCCCGCGACCAGAGCGTGATGTACGGGTACAACCCGCGCTGCAGCACCCCGTCGGCGTTGTCGTACCGCGGGAAGGATGCGGCTCCGTCGTCTTCATTCGGATCGAGCAACCCATTGCGGTTCAGGTCCTCCCCGTACAGCGGAACCGCACTCCACCCCTTGATCAGCAGCAATTCCTCCAGCGAATCGAGTTTCCCGTTTTTCGGCCGGTAGCCGGGGTCGAGACTCGCATAGTAGTCCGCCTCCGCCCCGCCCGGCCGGGTTTCATCGTCCTCGTCCAACCAGTCGAGCAGCGCCGCGATGAGGTCGGACACATTGTCGAGCGCGAGGTCCTGCAGCACGTCCGTCAGTAGTCGCTCGATCTCCGCCTCGCTGGCCGCGTTCAGATTCAGCTTGCCCGCTTCCGGCGTGATGCCGAAGCGGATCGCCTCCAGCACCCCGTCGGGATACGTACCCACCACGCTGTACCGCCAGGCCTCGGGTGGACGCCCGGCCTCGAGTAATTCCCGCCGCGACCCGAGCTTCGGTACCGGGTCATTCTCCCGGTCGAACGTCGGCGCCCACACGAGCCGATGATGGAACAGCGTCGGGTTGTCCCACCAGACCGCCATGTCGTTCGGTGCGCGCCGCACCAGGAATAGCACTTCCTGCAAGCCGGATTCGGCGGCCAGCCGCGCCTGGTACACGTTCTGTTGCGCCTGCTCGCCGGACAGCGTCGCCCGCACCATGAACATGTACGTCGCCACGATCAGGGCGAGCAAGGCGATCAGGACCAGCACCACCGGCAGCACGAGTGCACGCTGCGGACGAAACGGGGCGGTCATGGAACCGGAACGTACGCACCGCCCAGCCCCGGACCGGCCTGCACCGGCGCTCTTCATGGCGCGCCCCCTTCCTCACCCTCCGGCACGGTGCCGCCGAATGTGAACGTCTCCTCCCCCAGCGAGTTCCGCAGGTTCTGCAACCGCCCGCTGAACATGGGGTCCGCGCCGGCCACCCGCACAATCTGGCTGAAGCGGTTGATGTTCGGCACATCCGGTCCGAGCGGATAATCCTCCAGGGTGTACTGGTTCAAATCCTCATTTTCATGCTCAAAGCGCTTCAGCGCATCAAATCCCACCGTCACCTGGATCAGGTGCGGCAGCGGATTTCCTTCCTGGACTTCCCACTGCGTATGCCACTGCACTCCATCGAAGTAGCGGAACTCGAGGTATCCCAGCTCGTGCGCCCAGAGGTTCCGCTGGATGTACGGCAGCACCTCGCCCTCCGGCACATCCGCCTCCGTCTCTGTCGGGTCCAGCAGCCGCCGCTCGGTCCGCAACAACCCCCCTACCACCGGGTCGCCTTCCTCCGTCTGCTCGTTGATTTCGATCCACAGTTCGTACGTGACTTCGCGCAGATCCTGGCGCGGCAGCGGCTGGTCGTACCGCTCTGATTCCCGGAAAGTGCGAAATGCTTCGTCGCTTTCATCCCGCTGCCAGGCCGTGACGAACGTGATTTTCCTCCGTTCACCGATGAACCGCGTCACCGGGAAATTCACCCGCTCGGCCGGCAGCGCCGCCCGCAACTCGCCTGAGATTTGCCCGAGCACCTGCCGTACGATCGCGGTTCGGTCGTGCAGCTTCTCACTCGCATCCCGCAGTTGCAGCGTCTGCCAGTAGAACGTCAGCAGCGCGCTTACCAGCATCGCGATCAGCGCAATGGCGATGATCACTTCGAGCAGCGTCAGTCCCCGCCCCATGCGCTGCCGACCAGTTGCCGGCCTGGCCGCGCGCCTCCGCACGGCCGGACACGGCGGCGCGGCGCGCGCCACCTCTCGCGGATCTGCGGCACGCTCGACCACTACCCACCCCGCTGCTGCCGCTCGTACTCATCGCGCAGCCGCATCAGGTCCTCGATCGTGTACTCACCGTTCGGACCCGAACCCTCACCGATCTCGATCGGCTGATTGCCGCCGCGCTGGGGACGTGGCGAGGGCTGAGGCGGGAGCTGCTGGCCCGGTCGCTGCGGCCCGCGCTGCCCACCCGCAGCCGCAGCACCGCCGCCCGGCGCGGGGGCTCCGCGATTGCCGCGCTGGCCCGGTTGTCCCTGGACGGCCGGCGGTGCCATGCCCCCACCGGGTGCCTCGGGCAGCATCCCCGGCGCCTGACCCTCGGCCTCTTCCACCGCGCGCCGGATGAAGTCCGCCAGTTCATCCTCCGACATGCCGTCGAAGTTCCCCGGCATTCCGCCGCCGGGGAGACCTCCGGGCAGTCCCCCCATCCCGGATGGCAGCCCCCCGGCCCCGAGTTGTGCCAGCAGCGGTTGCAACTGCGACATGATGAGCTGCAACATCTCCGGATCGAGCATCGCCATCAGTTGCTGCAGGTCGATGGCCCGCGGATCGAAGTCCGGCAGCGGGATCAACTGCCGCAACTGGTCCGCCATTTCCTCGCTGAGACCCGCCTCTGAAACGAGGTCGATCCTGGCCGGTGGCGCAACGAGGTAGCCCACGCACCGCACCACCTCCGCGGATCCGATCGAGGCGGAGTCCGCGCGCGTCGCGCCGCGCTCCCACAGCACCTCCACCGTCACAAGCTGCATGCCCTCCGCGTCCTGTTCATCCACCGGCGTGCGTTGCACCCGCCAGAAGTACCCGGGGTAGGCATCGCCAAACTCGTCCTCGACGCGCTCGGCTTCCCGCACCCGCTGCTGAATCTCAGGATCGAGTTGCACCAGCGCCAACATTTGGTCCATCAACAGCTCGGAGCGCAGGCGCTCCTCGCTCTCGAACGCCACGTCCAACCCACGCGCCAACTGGCTCCCCAGCAACCCCAGCGCCCCCACCAGCACCGCCAGCGCAATCACGATCTCCAGCAGCAACGCCCCTCGCCGCCCGTGCGGCGCACCCGCTGGTATGGGGACGCGAGCAGATGCTTTCGCGCCAACCCTCAACGCGG from Phycisphaerales bacterium encodes the following:
- the pilM gene encoding pilus assembly protein PilM, yielding MMTKMRKVLCLDWDKRSLRLVVARVGRGRVTLEDAHSKWFPNQVDADDPQVLGEFIRAVMRQFNLHHRTVVVDIPRERSVINRLTLPPTPSHEVAAAVQFQALKELPFPPETAAIDFLVLKRDERGWVTEVLLAAVTHETLDRVRATCAAAGLTPVRIGLRPYANMLSVLRARNAADRNVLLVDVGPGATEIDIIRGEVLAFARSANVNVPPPPGDWGAHEDSRIISIADIRDYGATDDALSNAVDELLKEVLRTLAAYRATEPEVALDEVIVAGGTGVEPELASRLEERLHVPVLLFDPTPTLGGVKDDTAGKAKKLRSFSATLGLAWGLSEEGLLALDFLNPKKPIPAGEALRKRMRLIGLAAAALLIAVGGLYARSYLELRQQFKQVDAQREALAADVRAKLELKHAADIAEDWGREAVWADELLNVVQVMLEPGAQPGERMVVQTIVLDSTARRPGIKLTNVHAVDWQVPREFEKRLNEARSEDNVRLYEAAQGVWSSLGDARKFFGRTDLNVTLRALEEFRAKEPQRNQLRRQELQQLRVLGPNGGQR
- a CDS encoding general secretion pathway protein GspK codes for the protein MTAPFRPQRALVLPVVLVLIALLALIVATYMFMVRATLSGEQAQQNVYQARLAAESGLQEVLFLVRRAPNDMAVWWDNPTLFHHRLVWAPTFDRENDPVPKLGSRRELLEAGRPPEAWRYSVVGTYPDGVLEAIRFGITPEAGKLNLNAASEAEIERLLTDVLQDLALDNVSDLIAALLDWLDEDDETRPGGAEADYYASLDPGYRPKNGKLDSLEELLLIKGWSAVPLYGEDLNRNGLLDPNEDDGAASFPRYDNADGVLQRGLYPYITLWSREPRPPGQGGAGGGGQGDPYLWGKVNVNTAPLRVLQALEGMPPEAAQQIVARRAELTPEELSSPQWLLGSGILDPAALAVLQERLTTRALQFRIEILGYGDHTKLMRRYEWIVEMRGSTAQVLYHRDLTNLGQAWPIDEEKYIPRREQ
- a CDS encoding prepilin-type N-terminal cleavage/methylation domain-containing protein, with the protein product MGRGLTLLEVIIAIALIAMLVSALLTFYWQTLQLRDASEKLHDRTAIVRQVLGQISGELRAALPAERVNFPVTRFIGERRKITFVTAWQRDESDEAFRTFRESERYDQPLPRQDLREVTYELWIEINEQTEEGDPVVGGLLRTERRLLDPTETEADVPEGEVLPYIQRNLWAHELGYLEFRYFDGVQWHTQWEVQEGNPLPHLIQVTVGFDALKRFEHENEDLNQYTLEDYPLGPDVPNINRFSQIVRVAGADPMFSGRLQNLRNSLGEETFTFGGTVPEGEEGGAP